From Diospyros lotus cultivar Yz01 chromosome 4, ASM1463336v1, whole genome shotgun sequence, a single genomic window includes:
- the LOC127800525 gene encoding protein EPIDERMAL PATTERNING FACTOR 2-like, producing the protein MKKSNTNIIIPPFFFFFTTVAILFMVLAVAHSLRPHHYSSSTFNGKATQRGDALENPMQYSEINGGGLKEELGMELYPTGSSLPDCSHACGSCFPCKRVMVSFKCSTESCPIVYRCMCKGKYYHVPSN; encoded by the exons ATGAAGAAGAGcaatacaaatattattattccaccattcttcttcttcttcaccaccGTTGCAATCCTTTTCATGGTGCTTGCAGTTGCTCACTCTCTCAGGCCTCACCATT aTAGTTCAAGCACCTTCAACGGAAAAGCTACTCAGAGAGGAGATGCTCTTGAAAATCCCATGCAGTACTCCGAG ATTAATGGGGGTGGATTAAAGGAAGAGCTGGGAATGGAACTGTACCCAACCGGGTCGAGCTTGCCAGATTGCTCGCACGCATGCGGTTCCTGCTTTCCGTGCAAGAGGGTGATGGTGAGCTTCAAGTGCTCCACGGAGTCTTGCCCCATTGTTTACAGATGCATGTGCAAAGGCAAATACTACCATGTCCCTTCCAACTGA